The following proteins are co-located in the Nomia melanderi isolate GNS246 chromosome 1, iyNomMela1, whole genome shotgun sequence genome:
- the cyst gene encoding rho guanine nucleotide exchange factor 18 cysts isoform X3, protein MEKRQEILAPFSSDECPNSGEDSEEDVITDYLGSSHSDCDRIPIINGDLGCLSSRENIIAETSYTKDNIEKTAITMSEGTDEQQQHPLLAIGSNIQSQPNPLVPIISVTPHSPGLAKNYPVLEDNLQHLHEIHDYIQRMRDLTSNNWGYNHRASHSDVQQRLTSSCPSLCPLISPEIIPRSSNNEIGSDPDLLANCSTNSSPTHFPSVGPRSQNAQGIDRRRSWTDLEDTRCGRRRCSGQNHLQAQNMRQRSISLSSLDSEMEIELQGKSCARPVGVGNRACRSQASTHSLNEADLVQSEYQKIVTKRFKGSQRLAESSGLMPGVTGSRLPLQKSISTPSIVTPQVNAHLAESVTRTTPSLTAGTAYDDQNSGKSGRKRGSIFFRKKKDKSGKKTSLQQHLWTTIMAGSQGSLICDVCMKQSTNKPLLHCDNCGVSVHQSQGCKDQLVLECIKSKHHSSKAITKPSSNMSTMSSSCNVKRGSTASLPLPSSYGSGREINCKKAVTSYSPWRRVATKLGVNQTINEERDGDGQHRDISSGWEEFDICDDTHPFTLDDLEGLDPELGLTKEEPDSWSAAIGQNIALRLVDNCERKVKRQEHIYEFVLTEKHHCLVLLAMERIFAEGLRRHFRLGQPDLERMFPRLRDLIDIHLRFLQKLRKRQNANPVVPTIADILVDQFASENAQRMKSAYGEFCSRHRDAVEAYKYYFRHDPRFARFVRQCQSHPLLKKKGIPECILFVTQRLTKYPLLVEPLIKTGIAQDEAEDLRKALSLVKEILADVDACVADKEREDRKLEIYNKIDAKSFATYRGVKFKKSDIMAFNRILKFEGTAYLMQGRGKMTAIVVVVLSDILFFLAERDQKYAFFVPDNKPGIVPLQKLLVREKAGQESRGIYLIYSNPAKPEMFELKIQKPKDKQLWIQAIRSAVEACPQEPENETDTITENNSSNELRDTRSSSISLLSVEERQRLVKTKESHIRKIVAELRKKDTEQALLLEEKLNLQMQLSHAANIWGGNETNDNERLEKVDKEIPDYTRLVHSEGTDTTQLWQEVVVAVQEATRLASSLSFSTGGATLSRSLSSAGERHSEAYVPAALSVPRRAETFAGFDHNKEKYPLRDSAAIHSVIFLPKVGEFMKESPEEKENQDSETNKDQQWAAIRLSHHVYTLLCIISNQMTTIDSLQAQLAACKEGGINKPNNRPNTNRQLEELRNLQDQLSREKAAFRAASQQEQKQLEEERSELARQREQLAAEKQDVTQQRDQLYRRLEALERQGVTLVAGSTPGSATIHLSSHMTQGTDTIQPRKSQLDTKRIPLNLISATNQQKVPSNLPVKQQLPLKLASGSNNNARSGGTSNNSPDRHSRTGSSPAIVTSSTYSSPELGNNHASTSQIHSSNRSLRITRSPPEYSHHQQQQQQQQQQQQQQQQQQQQQQQQQQQQQQQQQQQQQQHQRTEQQQPLEEEVIFF, encoded by the exons atggaGAAAAGGCAGGAAATACTGGCTCCGTTTTCATCTg aTGAGTGTCCAAATAGTGGAGAAGACAGCGAAGAAGATGTAATAACTGATTATTTGGGTTCATCGCATTCTGATTGCGATCGCATACCTATTATTAATGGAGATCTCGGTTGTTTGAGTTCACGTGAAAATATAATTGCTGAAACCAGCTACACCAAAGACAATATTGAGAAAACGGCTATTACCATGTCTGAAGGAACCGATGAACAACAGCAGCATCCGTTGCTTGCAATTGGCTCTAATATACAATCACAGCCTAATCCTTTGGTGCCAATCATTAGTGTCACACCACACTCACCTGGTCTTGCTAAGAACTACCCTGTTCTgg AAGACAACTTGCAACATTTGCATGAAATCCATGATTATATTCAGCGTATGAGAGATTTGACATCGAACAACTGGGGATATAATCATCGTGCTTCCCACAGTGATGTACAACAACGTTTAACTTCATCGTGTCCTTCTCTGTGTCCTTTAATTTCACCTGAAATTATACCACGTTCGAGTAATAATGAAATAGGATCTGATCCGGATCTCCTTGCTAATTGCTCCACTAATAGTTCACCCACACATTTCCCATCAGTAGGTCCTCGTTCACAGAATGCGCAAGGTATAGACAGAAGACGCAGTTGGACAGATTTGGAAGATACTAGATGCGGGCGTCGCAGATGCTCTGGACAAAATCATCTACAAGCGCAAAACATG CGACAGCGCAGTATTAGTTTAAGTAGCCTAGACAGTGAAATGGAAATAGAATTACAAGGAAAGTCTTGTGCCAGACCTGTAGGTGTTGGTAATCGCGCATGCAGATCACAAGCAAGCACTCATTCTCTTAACGAAGCTGACCTTGTGCAG aGTGAATATCAGAAGATAGTTACAAAACGATTCAAAGGTAGTCAAAGGTTAGCAGAAAGTAGTGGTTTAATGCCTGGTGTGACAGGTTCTCGTTTACCTCTTCAGAAATCTATCTCAACGCCTTCAATTGTTACACCACAAGTTAATGCTCACTTAGCAGAATCTGTAACTAGGACAACACCATCGCTTACAGC TGGAACAGCATATGATGATCAAAATTCAGGAAAAAGTGGACGAAAACGTGGTTCTATATTTTTCCGTAAGAAGAAG GATAAGAGTGGTAAAAAAACTAGTCTACAGCAGCATTTATGGACGACAATAATGGCTGGATCTCAGGGAAGTTTAATATGTGATGTTTGTATGAAACAATCAACAAATAAGCCGCTTCTACATTGTGATA ATTGTGGAGTATCTGTACATCAAAGTCAAGGATGTAAAGATCAACTAGTACTAGAATGTATTAAATCAAAACATCATTCTAGTAAAGCTATCACTAAACCTTCATCAAACATGTCTACAATGTCGAGTAGTTGTAATGTTAAGAGAGGTTCTACTGCGTCGTTGCCCCTACCATCTTCATATGGAAGCGGaag GGAAATTAACTGCAAGAAAGCCGTGACAAGCTACAGCCCTTGGCGGCGAGTTGCTACTAAGCTCGGAGTCAA tcAAACGATAAATGAAGAGAGGGATGGGGATGGGCAACATCGTGATATATCGAG TGGTTGGGAAGAATTCGATATATGCGACGACACCCATCCATTTACTCTGGACGATTTGGAAGGTCTGGATCCTGAGTTAGGTTTAACTAAAGAAGAACCTGATTCTTGGAGTGCTGCTATTGGACAGAATATCGCATTGCGCCTCGTTGATAATTGCGAGCGAAAAGTAAAGAGGCAGGAACACATTTACGAATTTGTCCTTACAGAAAAACATCATTGCTTAGTACTTCTCGCTATGGAAAGAATTTTCGCGGAAGGTCTCCGTCGTCATTTTCGCCTTGGTCAACCAGATTTGGAACGTATGTTTCCCAGACTTCGCGATCTCATCGATATACATTTACGATTCCTGCAAAAGTTACGAAAGCGGCAAAATGCAAACCCCGTTGTTCCTACAATTGCTGATATACTCGTTGATCAGTTCGCTAGTGAAAATGCACAACGTATGAAGAGTGCCTATGGAGAATTCTGTAGTCGTCACAGGGACGCTGTTGAagcttataaatattacttccgTCATGATCCCCGATTTGCACGATTTGTACGACAGTGTCAG TCACACCCTCtgttaaagaaaaaaggaattccTGAATGCATATTATTTGTTACTCAACGTTTGACGAAGTATCCATTACTGGTCGAACCACTTATAAAAACGGGTATTGCTCAGGACGAAGCTGAAGATTTGCGCAAAGCCTTAAGCcttgttaaagaaattttagCAGATGTGGATGCATGTGTAGCTGATAAAGAAAGAGaagatagaaaattagaaatctaTAATAA GATTGACGCAAAATCTTTTGCAACATATCGTGGTGTCAAATTCAAAAAGTCAGATATCATGgcatttaatagaattttgaaatttgaaggtACTGCGTACTTAATGCAAGGTCGTGGAAAAATGACTGCCATTGTAGTAGTTGTTCTTtctgatatattatttttcttggcTGAGAGGGATCAGAAGTACGCCTTTTTTGTGCCTGACAATAAGCCTGGTATAGTACCGCTTCAGAAATTATTAGTGCGTGAAAAGGCTGGTCAAGAGTCTAGAGGAATCTATTTAATATATAGCAATCCAGCTAAACCTGAAATGTTTGAGTTGAAAATTCAAAAGCCCAAAGATAAGCAGTTGTGGATTCAAGCAATCAGGTCCGCGGTCGAAGCTTGTCCGCAAGAACCTGAGAATGAAACTGATACAATAACTGagaataatagtagtaatgaaTTGAGAGACACACGATCTTCTTCTATATCCTTACTTTCCGTTGAAGAAAGACAACGTTTAGTTAAAACTAAAGAATCACATATCCGAAAAATAGTTG CTGAATTACGAAAGAAAGATACTGAACAAGCACTTTTACTCGAAGAAAAACTTAATTTACAAATGCAACTTTCACATGCAGCAAACATATGGGGTGGAAACGAAACTAATGATAATGAACGATTAGAAAAAGTTGATAAAGAAATTCCAGATTATACTAGACTGGTTCACAGTGAAGGAACTGATACTACACAATTGTGGCAagag GTGGTCGTGGCTGTCCAAGAAGCAACAAGACTTGCTAGCTCATTATCGTTTAGTACAGGCGGTGCTACTCTTTCAAGAAGTCTAAGTTCGGCGGGTGAACGGCACAGCGAGGCCTATGTTCCAGCTGCTCTTAGCGTACCTCGAAGAGCTGAAACATTTGCTGGTTTCGATCATAACAAA GAAAAATATCCATTGCGAGATTCTGCTGCGATTCattctgtaatttttcttccGAAAGTTGGTGAATTTATGAAAGAAAGTccagaggaaaaagaaaatcaagACTCAGAAACAAATAAAGATCAACAGTGGGCAGCGATTCGTTTGTCTCATCATGTTTATACGTTGCTTTGTATAATCAGTAATCAGATGACGACAATCGACAGCTTACAGGCTCAATTAGCTGCGTGTAAAGAAGGAGGTATAAATAAACCAAATAATAGACCTAATACGAACCGCCAATTAGAAGAATTGCGTAATTTGCAAGATCAGTTAAGTCGAGAGAAAGCAGCATTCCGTGCTGCTTCTCAGCAAGAACAAAAACAGTTAGAGGAGGAAAGATCTGAATTGGCAAGGCAACGAGAACAACTCGCAGCAGAAAAGCAGGATGTAACGCAGCAAAGAGATCAATTATATCGGCGACTCGAAGCGTTAGAAAGACAAGGAGTAACATTGGTTGCAGGCTCGACACCTGGATCCGCGACTATTCATTTATCTTCTCATATGACACAGGGAACGGATACAATACAGCCGCGAAAATCTCAGCTGGATACTAAGCGGATACCGTTAAATTTAATTAGCGCTACTAACCAACAAAAAGTGCCAAGCAATCTTCCTGTGAAACAGCAGTTGCCTTTGAAACTTGCTAGTGGAAGTAACAATAACGCAAG GAGTGGAGGCACAAGTAATAATAGTCCTGATCGACATTCACGAACCGGCAGTAGTCCGGCAATCGTGACTAGCTCAACATACTCTTCCCCGGAACTAGGTAATAATCATGCTAGCACCAGTCAAATTCATTCTTCGAATCGTTCTCTACGAATTACACGATCTCCTCCGGAGTATTCACAtcatcaacaacaacaacaacaacaacaacagcagcagcagcagcaacaacagcagcagcagcagcagcaacaacaacaacagcagcagcagcagcagcaacaacagcaacaacaacaacatcaaCGAACCGAGCAGCAACAGCCTTTGGAGGAAGAGGTAATTTTTTTCTGA
- the cyst gene encoding rho guanine nucleotide exchange factor 18 cysts isoform X1, with protein MEKRQEILAPFSSDECPNSGEDSEEDVITDYLGSSHSDCDRIPIINGDLGCLSSRENIIAETSYTKDNIEKTAITMSEGTDEQQQHPLLAIGSNIQSQPNPLVPIISVTPHSPGLAKNYPVLEDNLQHLHEIHDYIQRMRDLTSNNWGYNHRASHSDVQQRLTSSCPSLCPLISPEIIPRSSNNEIGSDPDLLANCSTNSSPTHFPSVGPRSQNAQGIDRRRSWTDLEDTRCGRRRCSGQNHLQAQNMRQRSISLSSLDSEMEIELQGKSCARPVGVGNRACRSQASTHSLNEADLVQSEYQKIVTKRFKGSQRLAESSGLMPGVTGSRLPLQKSISTPSIVTPQVNAHLAESVTRTTPSLTARHERNEKGSGSETETEDLHTPHSHEFHEDREGTPNAQISLDELLTDGTAYDDQNSGKSGRKRGSIFFRKKKDKSGKKTSLQQHLWTTIMAGSQGSLICDVCMKQSTNKPLLHCDNCGVSVHQSQGCKDQLVLECIKSKHHSSKAITKPSSNMSTMSSSCNVKRGSTASLPLPSSYGSGREINCKKAVTSYSPWRRVATKLGVNQTINEERDGDGQHRDISSGWEEFDICDDTHPFTLDDLEGLDPELGLTKEEPDSWSAAIGQNIALRLVDNCERKVKRQEHIYEFVLTEKHHCLVLLAMERIFAEGLRRHFRLGQPDLERMFPRLRDLIDIHLRFLQKLRKRQNANPVVPTIADILVDQFASENAQRMKSAYGEFCSRHRDAVEAYKYYFRHDPRFARFVRQCQSHPLLKKKGIPECILFVTQRLTKYPLLVEPLIKTGIAQDEAEDLRKALSLVKEILADVDACVADKEREDRKLEIYNKIDAKSFATYRGVKFKKSDIMAFNRILKFEGTAYLMQGRGKMTAIVVVVLSDILFFLAERDQKYAFFVPDNKPGIVPLQKLLVREKAGQESRGIYLIYSNPAKPEMFELKIQKPKDKQLWIQAIRSAVEACPQEPENETDTITENNSSNELRDTRSSSISLLSVEERQRLVKTKESHIRKIVAELRKKDTEQALLLEEKLNLQMQLSHAANIWGGNETNDNERLEKVDKEIPDYTRLVHSEGTDTTQLWQEVVVAVQEATRLASSLSFSTGGATLSRSLSSAGERHSEAYVPAALSVPRRAETFAGFDHNKEKYPLRDSAAIHSVIFLPKVGEFMKESPEEKENQDSETNKDQQWAAIRLSHHVYTLLCIISNQMTTIDSLQAQLAACKEGGINKPNNRPNTNRQLEELRNLQDQLSREKAAFRAASQQEQKQLEEERSELARQREQLAAEKQDVTQQRDQLYRRLEALERQGVTLVAGSTPGSATIHLSSHMTQGTDTIQPRKSQLDTKRIPLNLISATNQQKVPSNLPVKQQLPLKLASGSNNNARSGGTSNNSPDRHSRTGSSPAIVTSSTYSSPELGNNHASTSQIHSSNRSLRITRSPPEYSHHQQQQQQQQQQQQQQQQQQQQQQQQQQQQQQQQQQQQQQHQRTEQQQPLEEEVIFF; from the exons atggaGAAAAGGCAGGAAATACTGGCTCCGTTTTCATCTg aTGAGTGTCCAAATAGTGGAGAAGACAGCGAAGAAGATGTAATAACTGATTATTTGGGTTCATCGCATTCTGATTGCGATCGCATACCTATTATTAATGGAGATCTCGGTTGTTTGAGTTCACGTGAAAATATAATTGCTGAAACCAGCTACACCAAAGACAATATTGAGAAAACGGCTATTACCATGTCTGAAGGAACCGATGAACAACAGCAGCATCCGTTGCTTGCAATTGGCTCTAATATACAATCACAGCCTAATCCTTTGGTGCCAATCATTAGTGTCACACCACACTCACCTGGTCTTGCTAAGAACTACCCTGTTCTgg AAGACAACTTGCAACATTTGCATGAAATCCATGATTATATTCAGCGTATGAGAGATTTGACATCGAACAACTGGGGATATAATCATCGTGCTTCCCACAGTGATGTACAACAACGTTTAACTTCATCGTGTCCTTCTCTGTGTCCTTTAATTTCACCTGAAATTATACCACGTTCGAGTAATAATGAAATAGGATCTGATCCGGATCTCCTTGCTAATTGCTCCACTAATAGTTCACCCACACATTTCCCATCAGTAGGTCCTCGTTCACAGAATGCGCAAGGTATAGACAGAAGACGCAGTTGGACAGATTTGGAAGATACTAGATGCGGGCGTCGCAGATGCTCTGGACAAAATCATCTACAAGCGCAAAACATG CGACAGCGCAGTATTAGTTTAAGTAGCCTAGACAGTGAAATGGAAATAGAATTACAAGGAAAGTCTTGTGCCAGACCTGTAGGTGTTGGTAATCGCGCATGCAGATCACAAGCAAGCACTCATTCTCTTAACGAAGCTGACCTTGTGCAG aGTGAATATCAGAAGATAGTTACAAAACGATTCAAAGGTAGTCAAAGGTTAGCAGAAAGTAGTGGTTTAATGCCTGGTGTGACAGGTTCTCGTTTACCTCTTCAGAAATCTATCTCAACGCCTTCAATTGTTACACCACAAGTTAATGCTCACTTAGCAGAATCTGTAACTAGGACAACACCATCGCTTACAGC CCGtcacgaaagaaacgaaaagggtAGCGGAAGTGAGACGGAAACAGAGGATCTTCACACACCGCATAGCCATGAGTTCCATGAAGATAGAGAAGGCACTCCAAATGCTCAGATATCACTCGATGAATTACTAACCGA TGGAACAGCATATGATGATCAAAATTCAGGAAAAAGTGGACGAAAACGTGGTTCTATATTTTTCCGTAAGAAGAAG GATAAGAGTGGTAAAAAAACTAGTCTACAGCAGCATTTATGGACGACAATAATGGCTGGATCTCAGGGAAGTTTAATATGTGATGTTTGTATGAAACAATCAACAAATAAGCCGCTTCTACATTGTGATA ATTGTGGAGTATCTGTACATCAAAGTCAAGGATGTAAAGATCAACTAGTACTAGAATGTATTAAATCAAAACATCATTCTAGTAAAGCTATCACTAAACCTTCATCAAACATGTCTACAATGTCGAGTAGTTGTAATGTTAAGAGAGGTTCTACTGCGTCGTTGCCCCTACCATCTTCATATGGAAGCGGaag GGAAATTAACTGCAAGAAAGCCGTGACAAGCTACAGCCCTTGGCGGCGAGTTGCTACTAAGCTCGGAGTCAA tcAAACGATAAATGAAGAGAGGGATGGGGATGGGCAACATCGTGATATATCGAG TGGTTGGGAAGAATTCGATATATGCGACGACACCCATCCATTTACTCTGGACGATTTGGAAGGTCTGGATCCTGAGTTAGGTTTAACTAAAGAAGAACCTGATTCTTGGAGTGCTGCTATTGGACAGAATATCGCATTGCGCCTCGTTGATAATTGCGAGCGAAAAGTAAAGAGGCAGGAACACATTTACGAATTTGTCCTTACAGAAAAACATCATTGCTTAGTACTTCTCGCTATGGAAAGAATTTTCGCGGAAGGTCTCCGTCGTCATTTTCGCCTTGGTCAACCAGATTTGGAACGTATGTTTCCCAGACTTCGCGATCTCATCGATATACATTTACGATTCCTGCAAAAGTTACGAAAGCGGCAAAATGCAAACCCCGTTGTTCCTACAATTGCTGATATACTCGTTGATCAGTTCGCTAGTGAAAATGCACAACGTATGAAGAGTGCCTATGGAGAATTCTGTAGTCGTCACAGGGACGCTGTTGAagcttataaatattacttccgTCATGATCCCCGATTTGCACGATTTGTACGACAGTGTCAG TCACACCCTCtgttaaagaaaaaaggaattccTGAATGCATATTATTTGTTACTCAACGTTTGACGAAGTATCCATTACTGGTCGAACCACTTATAAAAACGGGTATTGCTCAGGACGAAGCTGAAGATTTGCGCAAAGCCTTAAGCcttgttaaagaaattttagCAGATGTGGATGCATGTGTAGCTGATAAAGAAAGAGaagatagaaaattagaaatctaTAATAA GATTGACGCAAAATCTTTTGCAACATATCGTGGTGTCAAATTCAAAAAGTCAGATATCATGgcatttaatagaattttgaaatttgaaggtACTGCGTACTTAATGCAAGGTCGTGGAAAAATGACTGCCATTGTAGTAGTTGTTCTTtctgatatattatttttcttggcTGAGAGGGATCAGAAGTACGCCTTTTTTGTGCCTGACAATAAGCCTGGTATAGTACCGCTTCAGAAATTATTAGTGCGTGAAAAGGCTGGTCAAGAGTCTAGAGGAATCTATTTAATATATAGCAATCCAGCTAAACCTGAAATGTTTGAGTTGAAAATTCAAAAGCCCAAAGATAAGCAGTTGTGGATTCAAGCAATCAGGTCCGCGGTCGAAGCTTGTCCGCAAGAACCTGAGAATGAAACTGATACAATAACTGagaataatagtagtaatgaaTTGAGAGACACACGATCTTCTTCTATATCCTTACTTTCCGTTGAAGAAAGACAACGTTTAGTTAAAACTAAAGAATCACATATCCGAAAAATAGTTG CTGAATTACGAAAGAAAGATACTGAACAAGCACTTTTACTCGAAGAAAAACTTAATTTACAAATGCAACTTTCACATGCAGCAAACATATGGGGTGGAAACGAAACTAATGATAATGAACGATTAGAAAAAGTTGATAAAGAAATTCCAGATTATACTAGACTGGTTCACAGTGAAGGAACTGATACTACACAATTGTGGCAagag GTGGTCGTGGCTGTCCAAGAAGCAACAAGACTTGCTAGCTCATTATCGTTTAGTACAGGCGGTGCTACTCTTTCAAGAAGTCTAAGTTCGGCGGGTGAACGGCACAGCGAGGCCTATGTTCCAGCTGCTCTTAGCGTACCTCGAAGAGCTGAAACATTTGCTGGTTTCGATCATAACAAA GAAAAATATCCATTGCGAGATTCTGCTGCGATTCattctgtaatttttcttccGAAAGTTGGTGAATTTATGAAAGAAAGTccagaggaaaaagaaaatcaagACTCAGAAACAAATAAAGATCAACAGTGGGCAGCGATTCGTTTGTCTCATCATGTTTATACGTTGCTTTGTATAATCAGTAATCAGATGACGACAATCGACAGCTTACAGGCTCAATTAGCTGCGTGTAAAGAAGGAGGTATAAATAAACCAAATAATAGACCTAATACGAACCGCCAATTAGAAGAATTGCGTAATTTGCAAGATCAGTTAAGTCGAGAGAAAGCAGCATTCCGTGCTGCTTCTCAGCAAGAACAAAAACAGTTAGAGGAGGAAAGATCTGAATTGGCAAGGCAACGAGAACAACTCGCAGCAGAAAAGCAGGATGTAACGCAGCAAAGAGATCAATTATATCGGCGACTCGAAGCGTTAGAAAGACAAGGAGTAACATTGGTTGCAGGCTCGACACCTGGATCCGCGACTATTCATTTATCTTCTCATATGACACAGGGAACGGATACAATACAGCCGCGAAAATCTCAGCTGGATACTAAGCGGATACCGTTAAATTTAATTAGCGCTACTAACCAACAAAAAGTGCCAAGCAATCTTCCTGTGAAACAGCAGTTGCCTTTGAAACTTGCTAGTGGAAGTAACAATAACGCAAG GAGTGGAGGCACAAGTAATAATAGTCCTGATCGACATTCACGAACCGGCAGTAGTCCGGCAATCGTGACTAGCTCAACATACTCTTCCCCGGAACTAGGTAATAATCATGCTAGCACCAGTCAAATTCATTCTTCGAATCGTTCTCTACGAATTACACGATCTCCTCCGGAGTATTCACAtcatcaacaacaacaacaacaacaacaacagcagcagcagcagcaacaacagcagcagcagcagcagcaacaacaacaacagcagcagcagcagcagcaacaacagcaacaacaacaacatcaaCGAACCGAGCAGCAACAGCCTTTGGAGGAAGAGGTAATTTTTTTCTGA